Sequence from the Microbacterium sp. AZCO genome:
CCGACGCCTCCGCGTGGACCTCAGCGGCGAGATCGTCGGACTCCCATCGCCCGAGCATGCCGCGCGCGATGCCGTGGTGGGCGAGCGCGAGGCCGGCGAGCGCCCACGGCAGCGTGAAGGCGAACAGGATGCCGGCGAGGAGGTAGAGGACGACTTCGACGGCCCACGACGACCAGCCGCCGAAGAGCCACGGAAGGGCGTCCGACACGTACTGCCCCCACTCGCTCCCCCCGTCGCGCGGGAGGAAGGCTCCCCAGAACCAGTAGGTGAGACCGCCGAGGCTGAGGCTCAGCCACACCACTGTGAGGGCGAACGTGATCGTGCTGAGGATCGGGCTCACGATCATGCCGTGCAGCAGGTACACCCAGTAGTGGCCGTCGCGGAGCGGGCGCGAGAAGGCGGACCAGAACCCCAGGTGTCCAGTGGTGCCGCGATGCCACTCCGGTTCGGATACGGCGGGCAGACCGGTCAGTCGCAGCAGGTACCGGTCGGCGACGCCGAACCCTCGTGCGACGAACAGGGTTCCGACGACGATCGGAAGGCCGATGACGAGGATCAGCAGACCGATGCCGAGGCCGAGAAGAGTCGCGAGCACGCACAGCGACGCGATGGCGAGCCCGAACACGACGAGCAGGTAGACGGCGCTGCCGGGGACGCGCTTCCACAGCTCGCCGTAGGTGCGCCAGAAGGACGGGGCCTCGATGTCGGAGGCGGGGGTGACGATCGTGCTCATGGGTCCTCTCCAGGTCGTCCCCTCAGCCTCGCGGGGTCCGCGGCGGCGCGGCATCCGATCCCCTCCCCGACCCATACGGGGGCCAGCCCCCGTCAGGCCAGGTGGGTCAGGCGCCCGCCGAGCAGCGTGGCGGCGACCGTCATCGATCGCAGCTCCGGCTCGGTTGCCGTCAGGGGGTTCGTCGCGCACAGCGCCAGGTCGGCCCGCGCTCCGGGAGCGATGACGTCGGCATTCCGGGATCCGCCGTGCGTCGATGCGGCGAGGGTCGTCGCCGCGTCGAGAGCCTCGGTGGGCTGCCAGGGCTCACGTCCGTCGCGCGTGCGGTAGACGGCCGCCGCGAACGCCGCCCACGGATCCAGCGGCGAGACCGGCGCGTCTGAGCCGAAGAGCAGGTTCGCCCCCGTCGCCGCGAGCGCGGCGAGCGGATACGCCTGCGCCGTCTGGCCCGCCCACACCGTGTCGGTGAGGTCGCGGTCGTCCACGGCATGCTCCGGCTGCACGCTCGCGCCGACACCGAGACGGCCGAAGCGCGGGATGTCCGCGTGCGCGACGAGCTGGGCGTGCTCGATGGTCCCCGTCGCCCCCGTCACGGCGAAGGCGTCGAGCGCGTGCGAGTTGGCCAGGTCGCCGATGGCGTGGATCGCGCACGAGAGGCCCCCGCCCGTCGCATCCGTCATGAGCTCGACGAGTGTCGCGGGATCGACGGTCAGCAGGCCGTGGTTCTGCGGGTCACCCGGATAGGAGTGCGAGCAGGCGGCCGTGCGCGTGCCGAGCGAGCCGTCGGTGATCACCTTGAGAGAACCGACACGGGCGAGATCGGATGCCGCGCCCCGCGCGACGTCGCCGGACTGCAGGCCGTCGGCCAGGGCGCGGGCGAGATGCTCCGGATAGATCCCGAACTCGACGCGGAGGGTGTCGAAACCCGCCCGCGTGCGGCGCGACCAGGCATCCTCGTTCCACGCCATGTCGAGGTCGACGAGCCCGACGACGCCGCGGGAGGCGGCATCCCGGGCCATCTGCTGGACGAGCTGGTCGCCCGTCACGGGATCGACGAGGTTGAGGCGTCGTGAGATCTCGAACGCCGGCTCTTCGCGCAGGATGCCGGTGCCGTCGGGGTCGAACCCCTCGCGGCGCAGGGCCGCGGTGTTCAGCCACACGCTGTGCACGTCGGCGTTGATGAGATAGGTCGGCGTCTCGCCGGTGGCCGCGTCGAGCAGCGCCAGCGTGGGCTCGTCGGGCCAGAAGGCGTGCCGGAAGCCCGTGCCGACGCGACGTCCGTCGAGCAGGGGGGCTTCGGCCATGAGCGCCGCGGCGTGCGCGGCCGATGTCGCATGACCGAGAGGGGCGCGCTGCGAGACGAGGGCCCACTGCATGACGTGGACGTGGTGGTCCCAGAGGCCCGGGATGAGCCATGTGCCCGTGCCCTCGAGCACGGCGCCCGTCGCGCGGATCGCGCCTGCCGGCGCGATGTCGGCGATCGTTCCGCCGTCGAGGAAGACGTCGAAAGGGCCCTCGTCGGGAAGCAGCTCGCTTCCGGGGCCGACGATGCGGACGCCCGCGATGGTGTCGATCTGCGCGCCGATCCCCGTCATCGAGCGCCCCTCAGCGCCTCGTGCGCGCGGCGCATCTCATCCGCGAGCGGCGCGTTGGCGTAGGCGCCGTCGCCGCTCAGCTCGGCGATGATCGTGTCGACGACGTCGTCCGTCTTGTTCTGGCTCAGCTTGCGCTTCGCCACGACCCGGGTCGGCGTGAGGCGGAACCCGACGGTGCCCTTCTCGAGTCGCTCGACATACGTGGGATCGTTGGGCGGCTCCCACAGCAGCCGGGGCTGCGGCATCCGGTTCTCGAAGCGCGCAACGAGGCGATCGAGCACACGAAGGTTCTCCTCCGTGCTGAGCAACTCGGGCACTCCGGACAGGTGCGCCGAGACGAAATTCCACGTCGGCACCTGGGTGCCGTCGCCGTACCAGCCGGGAGAGATGTACCCGTGCGGGCCCTGCACGACGAGAAGCAGCTCGCGCTCCCCCAGCCCGTGGATGAGGTCGTCGGGACGCCCCACGTGACCGACGACCGTGAGGTCGTCGCGATCCTCGTCGAGGAGGACCGCATAGTGCGATGCGACGAGTCCGTCGTCGGTCTGGCTGACGAGGGTCATCCAGGGATTGCGGTCGATGAGGCGGCGAAGCTCAGCGACGTCGGTCATCGCGAAGCTCGGGTTCTGACGCATGTGTCCAGCCTAGAAGCGGGCGGCCCCTGCGATCACCTCTGGCAGAACGGGCACCAGTACAGCTTCCGCGCGCCCATCTCCTCGAGCAGGATCTCGGTTCCGCAGGTGCGGCACGGCAGCCCCGCGCGACGGTACACCCAGTGCCGGTCGTCGCGATTGGCCATGGCCGCCCGCCACTGGTCGGGGTCGAGGTCGTCCATCGTCATCATCTGGCCGGTCTCGACGCCGATGGCGAGCAGCTTCACCCAGTCGCGCCAGAGCTCGCGCACGAGCTCCTCGGGCACGTCGCGCCCCGGCGTATGCGGATCGAGGCGCGCCCGGTAGAGCAGCTCGGCCCGGTAGACATTGCCGATGCCGCTGACCACGGCCTGATCCATGAGGAGCAGCCCGATGGGTGTGGGCTTGCGCCGCACGACCGAGGTGAACCGCTCCTCGCCCTGCTCGACGTCGTCGACGAGGGGATCGGGACCGAGCTTGGCGATCGTGGCGACGACCTCGTCGGGCGTCTGCAGCTGACACGCGGTCGGACCGCGCAGATCGGCGCACGTCACGTCGGTGAGCAGGCGGAGCCGCACCTGGCCCACGACGGGCGGCGGCCACTCGCCGTCCTCCTCGGGCAGGCCCGTCGTCTGCTCGGACATGCGCACGTGCACGCGGGCCTTGCGCGGAGCGCCGATCGAGGTGAGTGAGTTCTCTCCCGCGGCATCCAGGATCGCCTCGTCCTCGAAGAAGGTGCCGCGCTGGTTCGTCTGGCCGAGTCGGCCGTTGGCCGACGCGATCGTGGGATCGGCGACGATCTCGCCGGCGAAATCCCACGCGCCGTACATGCCGAGGTGCACCCGCAGCCACGTGTCGCCCTCGAAGCCGAGGAACATCTGCTTTCCGACGGCACGCACGCCCTCGGCGATGCGGCCGTCGAGCACCTCAGCGCCCTCCGCGAAGCGCCCCTGCGGGCTCGATGCGCGGACGGCACGGCCGACGACGTTGCGGTCGAACTGCCGCGCGATGCGATGGACGGAATGGCCCTCGGGCATCAGCCTGCTTCGGGGTCCATCGCATCGGCGGACTCGCCGCCGGTCGGCGATTCCAGCCGGCTCACGCGGGGGTCGGGCTCGAGGCGTCCGTCTGTCTCGTACGCGGCGATCTGGCCGATGCGCCGCTCGTGCCGCTCCTCGTTCGAGAACGGCGTCGCGATGAAGCGGTCGATGAAGGATGCCGCCTCTTCGAAGGTGTGCTGCCGGGCGCCGATCGAGATGACGTTCGCGTCGTTGTGCTCGCGGGCGAGCTCAGCCGTGGGGATGTTCCAGACGAGTGCCGCGCGGACGCCGCGCACCTTGTTCGCCGCGATCTGCTCGCCGTTGCCCGAGCCGCCGAAGACGACGCCGAGCGACTCGATGCCCGCCTCCTGGTCGCGCACGACCGCCTGGGCGGCGCGAATGCAGAACGAGGGGTAGTCGTCGAGGGGCTCGTAGTCGAGCGGGCCGTGATCGACGACGTCGTGCCCCTGCTCGGCGAGATGGTGCTGCAGCTGCGTCGAGAACTCGAGGCCGGCGTGGTCGGTCGCGATGTGGATGCGCATGGCTCAATCCTAGGGAGCGGTGGAGGGGCGGGATGCGGCGGCGCTCAGGGCGCGATGCCGGCCGCGGCGGGCTTGAAGCCGGCGCGCACGTTCTCGCAGCAGCCGGGGCGGCACACGTCGAACCAGGGTCCGAGCGAGGTCTCGTGCGGGCGCTCCGCGGCTGGGGTGCCGGCGACGCGCTCGAGCACGAGGTCGACGAGACCCGAGACGTAGGCCGGGTCGACGCCGGGGGTCGGCGTGCGCACGGCGCGGATGCCGGCCTCCTGCGCGGCCTCCATCGCCTCGGTGTCGAGATCCCACAGCACTTCCATGTGGTCGCTCACGAAGCCGAGCGGCACGATCGCGATCGCGCGGATGCCGGCATCGGGAAGGGTCTCGATGACGTCGTTGATGTCGGGCTCGAGCCAGGGCTGGGACGCGGGGCCCGAACGCGACTGGAAGACCAGCTCCCAGCCCACCTCGCCGACCGCGGCGTCGTCGTCGGCGAGGGCCGACATGATGCGCTCGGCGACGGCGCGATGCTGCGCGGCATACGCGCCGCCCTTTCCCCAGTCGACGTCGCGGGGGCCGGAGCGGTCCGCGTCGGCCGTCGGAACGCTGTGCGTCGAGAAGAGGACGCGGATCTCGGCCGGGGCGATCCCCTCGGCGCGGAACGCCGAGACGGCCTCGCGCACGCCCGCTTCGAACGGTGCGACGAAGCCGGGGTGGTCGAAGAACTGTCTCACCTTGTCGATCGTGACCGTGCCGGCCAGCCCGGTGTCGAGGAGCACGCGGGCGAAGTCCTCGCGGTACTGTCGGCAGCTCGAGAACGAGCTGTAGGCGCTGGTCGCGATGGCGATGAGCTTCGTGTCGCCGGCGGCCGCGGCATCCCGAACCGCCTCATCGAGGTAGGGAGCCCAGTTGCGGTTGCCCCAGTACACCGGGAGGTCGACGCCCCGCCGGGCCAGATCGTCTTCGAGGGCGGCTTTCAGCGCGCGGTTCTGTTCGTTGATCGGGCTGATGCCGCCGAAGTGGCGGTAGTGGTGCGCGACCTCCTCGAGCCGTTCGTCGGGGATGCCGCGGCCCCGCGTGACGTTGCGGAGGAACGGGATGACGTCGTCCTGCCCCTCAGGGCCGCCGAAGCTGGCGAGGAGGATGCCGTCGTACGCGACGGGAACCTCGACGTGCGGGGCGCCCGACGACGCCTCGGGTGAGGCGAAGGGGACGACACCCTCCGCGCTCGTCGTGTCACCGGCTGAGTTCTCGTGCGCTTCGACCACGCGACCATCCTTCCACCGCCCGCCGACACCGGTGTTCACATGCCTCGGCGCCGAGACACCGCCGGGCATAGGCTGGAGCGGTTGTCGCCGGGGCCATCCTCGTTCGGCGACCGTCCTCTCGAGCAGCGGCCCAGCCGCATCGAGATCACTTCAACCCATCACAAACGGGAGCAGAGCCAAGTGCCTGGAGAGAACCTCACCCGCGCCGAGGCGCAGGAGCGCCGCGGGGTCGTCGACACCCATTCGTACGAGATCAGCCTCGATCTGACGCAGGGCGCGGAGGTCTTCGGATCCCGCTCGGTCGTGCGCTTCTCCGCGACGCCCGGCGCGTTGACGTTCATCGACCTCATCGCGCGCGACGTGCGCGAGATCACGCTCAATGGACGGTCCATCGACCCCGCGTCGGCCTTCGCCGACTCGCGCATCGCGCTCGACGGCCTCGAGGCCGACAACGAGCTCGTCATCGAAGCCGACGCCCTCTACACGAACACCGGCGAGGGGCTGCACCGCTTCGTCGACCCGGTCGACGACGAGGTCTACCTCTACTCGCAGTTCGAGGTGCCGGACTCGCGCCGCGTCTTCGCGGTGTTCGAGCAGCCCGACCTGAAGGCGACCTTCCAGTTCACGGTGACCGCTCCCGAGCCGTGGAAGGTCGTGTCGAACTCGCCGACCCCGGAGCCCAAGAAGCACGGCGACGGCACGGCGACGTGGACCTTCGAGGCCACCCCCCGGATCTCGTCGTACATCACGGCGCTCGTCGCCGGTCCGTACGAGGTCACGACCTCCGAGCTCACGAGCGCGTCCGGTCGTGTCATCCCGCTCGGCGTGTACGCGCGCAAGAGCCTGTGGCAGCACCTCGACGCCGACTACGTCTTCGACATCACGCGCAAGGGCTTCGCGTACTTCGAGGAGAAGTTCGACTACGCCTACCCGTTCGCGAAGTACGACCAGCTCTTCGTGCCCGAGTTCAACGCCGGCGCGATGGAGAACGCGGGAGCCGTCACCTTCACCGAGACCTACGTCTTCCGCTCGAAGGTGACCGACGCCGTCAAGGAGCGTCGCGTCGTGACGATCCTCCACGAGCTCGCGCACATGTGGTTCGGCGACCTCGTCACCATGAAGTGGTGGAACGACCTGTGGCTCAACGAGTCGTTCGCCGAGTGGGCGTCGACGATTGCCACGGCGGAGGCCACGGAGTGGACGGAGGCGTGGACGACCTTCAACGCCATGGAGAAGACCTGGGCCTACCGCCAGGACCAGCTCCCCTCGACGCACCCGGTCGTCGCGACGATCAACGATCTCGAGGACGTGCAGGTCAACTTCGACGGCATCACGTACGCCAAGGGCGGCTCGGTGCTCAAGCAACTCGCCGCGTGGGTCGGCGTCGAGGCCTTCTTCGGGGGCGTCGCGGCGTACTTCAAGAAGCACCAGTTCTCGAACACCGAGCTGAGCGATCTTCTCGCGGAGCTGGAGAAGACGAGCGGACGCGAGCTCGGCACGTGGTCGAAGAAGTGGCTCGAGACGGCGGGCGTCAACACGCTCTCCCCCGAGATCACGACCGACGCCGACGGCGTCATCACGCGCTTCGCGATCGTGCAGACCGCGCCGGCGGACTACCCCACGATCCGCCCGCATCGCCTCGGCGTGGGCTTCTACAGCCTGCGCGGCGAGGCGCTCGTGCGCGTGCACCGCGTCGAGCTCGACGTCGACGGCGACCTCACGGTCGTGCCCGAGCTGAAGGGCCTCTCGCGACCCGACCTCGTGCTGCTCAACGACGAAGACCTCGCGTACGCCAAGATCCGCCTCGACGAGCGATCGCTCGGGACGGCGATCGCGCACCTCGCGAAGATCAGCGACCCGCTCGCGCGTTCCCTCGTCTGGGGGGCGGCGTGGGATCAGACACGGGATGCCGAGTCCTCGCCGAGCGACTACATCGACCTCGTCCTGCGCAACATCGGGTCGGAGACCGAGTCGACGACGTTCCGCACCACTCTCGGCCAGCTGCAGCTCGCCGCCAACTCGTACGTCGCGCCCGAGAAGCGCGCCGCCTCTCGCGAGAAGGTCGCCGACGCGCTGTGGCAGCTCGCGCACGGGGCGGAGGCCGGCAGCGACAGCCAGCTGCAGCTCGTGACCTCGTTCGCGACCGCCGCCTCGACGCCGTCGCAGTGGGACAAGGTGCGCCAGGTGCGCGACGGCGAGGTGACGTTCGACGGTCTCGAGATCGACACCGACCTGTCGTGGCAGCTGCTCGTGTCGCTCGCCGCCGGCGGCGTCGTGGGCGCCGACGAGATCGACGCCGCGCTGGCCGCCGACAACACGGCCAAGGGCGGCGAGTTCGCCGCTCAGGCGCGCGCGGCGCTGCCGACGCACGAGGCCAAGCAGGCCGCGTGGTCCTCGCTCATCGACAGCGACGACCTCCCGAACACGATCGTCCGCTCGGCGGCGCTCGGCTTCACGCATCCCGCGGGTCGCGGTCTGCTCGGCGCGTTCGTGCAGCCGTACTTCGACATGCTGCTTCCCGTGTGGGAATCCCGCAGCTACCAGATCGCGCAGTACCTCATCGTGGGCCTGTACCCCGCGGCGCTGGCGAACCGTGATCTGCGCGACGCGACGCGCGCCTGGCTCGCTGCCAACGGCGACGCGGCCCCGGCGCTGCGCCGTCTCGTGAACGAGAACCTCGCGGGCGTCGAGCGCGCCCTCGCGGTGCAGGAGCGCGACGCACAGTAGTCCACAGCCATGGATGCCCCGCCCAGGTTGGGCGGGGCATCCGTCGTTAGGATCGGGATGATGCGACTGGAGAACGCGGACGGTACGAGCACAGTGGACTGGGCGCAGATCGGACAGGATGCCTGGGGATTCCTGATCCTCGTGGGCACCAAGATCTTCTGGATCCTCGTGATCATCGCCGTCGCGATGGTCCTGGTGTGGATCATGCGGCGCGTCATCGCCCGCGTCGTGAACCGCATCGTCTCGGGAGCCAAGAACAAGGCGAACGTCGACGACACGCAGGCGCTCGAGCGCGCTCCGCTCGCGCAGGTGCGGCTCGTGCAGCGGACGCGCACGCTCGGATCGATCCTGACGAACATCGTCAACGTCACGATCGTGATCGTCGCCGTGATCCTGATCGTCTACACGCTGAGCCCCGGCATCATCGGCTCGTTCACACTGCTCACGGCCGCCATCGGCGCGGGCCTCGGCTTCGGCGCGCAGAACATCGTGAAGGACGTGCTGAACGGCATCTTCATCGTCGCGGAGGATCAGGTGGGCATCGGCGACGTCGTCGACCTGGGACTCGCGACGGGAGTCGTCGAGTACGTGAGCGTCCGTGTGACCCACGTGCGCGACGTCAACGGCACGCTCTGGTACGTGCGCAACGGCGAGATCCTGCGCATCGGCAATATGTCGATGGGCTGGTCGCGCGTCATCATCGACCTCGCGGTCCCGGCCGACGCGCAGATCGACGAGGTCGAGAGCGCGCTCCTGGCCGCCGCGAAGAGCCTCCGCACCGACCCGAAGTGGCGCACCCGCATCATCGAGAACCCCGAGGTGTGGGGTCTCGAGTCGGTGTCGGGGGACGCGCTCGTCATCCGCCTCGTCATGAAGACGCGCGCCAACGCCAAGGACGACGTGGCCCGCGAGCTCCGGATGCGCCTCAAGCACGCGATCGACGAGCTCGGGCTGCAGCTGCCGCAGCTCACCTCGATCACGCTGTCGGGCCTCGAGGGCGCCCAGCGCGTGCGGGGTGCCAACCCGCCCAAGACCAAGCCCACCCCCGTCACGCCGCTGCCCGAGAAGCCCGTGTGGAAGCCCAAGCGCCTGTCGAAGCGCCGCTCCGGCACGGCCGACGACACCGGTGATCGACCCGACGGAGAGCCCACGCCATGACAGACGGAACGGATGCCTCGCCCCTGACCTTCTACGAGGAGGTCGGCGGTCACGGCACGTTCGTGCGGCTCGTCGACGCGTTCTACCGGGGCGTCGCCGACGACGAGGTGCTGCGTCCCATGTATCCCGAAGAGGATCTCACCGGTGCGCGGCACCGCCTCACGATGTTCTTGGAGCAGTACTGGGGCGGGCCGACGACGTACGGCGAAGAGCGCGGGCACCCCCGCCTGCGCATGCGGCACGCGCCCTTCCACGTGAATCCGGATGCCCGCGACCGCTGGCTCCGCCACATGCGCGACGCCGTCGACGAGCTCGAGCTCTCGCCGCTCCACGAGGCGA
This genomic interval carries:
- a CDS encoding FMN-binding negative transcriptional regulator is translated as MRQNPSFAMTDVAELRRLIDRNPWMTLVSQTDDGLVASHYAVLLDEDRDDLTVVGHVGRPDDLIHGLGERELLLVVQGPHGYISPGWYGDGTQVPTWNFVSAHLSGVPELLSTEENLRVLDRLVARFENRMPQPRLLWEPPNDPTYVERLEKGTVGFRLTPTRVVAKRKLSQNKTDDVVDTIIAELSGDGAYANAPLADEMRRAHEALRGAR
- a CDS encoding amidohydrolase family protein, which codes for MTGIGAQIDTIAGVRIVGPGSELLPDEGPFDVFLDGGTIADIAPAGAIRATGAVLEGTGTWLIPGLWDHHVHVMQWALVSQRAPLGHATSAAHAAALMAEAPLLDGRRVGTGFRHAFWPDEPTLALLDAATGETPTYLINADVHSVWLNTAALRREGFDPDGTGILREEPAFEISRRLNLVDPVTGDQLVQQMARDAASRGVVGLVDLDMAWNEDAWSRRTRAGFDTLRVEFGIYPEHLARALADGLQSGDVARGAASDLARVGSLKVITDGSLGTRTAACSHSYPGDPQNHGLLTVDPATLVELMTDATGGGLSCAIHAIGDLANSHALDAFAVTGATGTIEHAQLVAHADIPRFGRLGVGASVQPEHAVDDRDLTDTVWAGQTAQAYPLAALAATGANLLFGSDAPVSPLDPWAAFAAAVYRTRDGREPWQPTEALDAATTLAASTHGGSRNADVIAPGARADLALCATNPLTATEPELRSMTVAATLLGGRLTHLA
- a CDS encoding ferrochelatase, with the protein product MVEAHENSAGDTTSAEGVVPFASPEASSGAPHVEVPVAYDGILLASFGGPEGQDDVIPFLRNVTRGRGIPDERLEEVAHHYRHFGGISPINEQNRALKAALEDDLARRGVDLPVYWGNRNWAPYLDEAVRDAAAAGDTKLIAIATSAYSSFSSCRQYREDFARVLLDTGLAGTVTIDKVRQFFDHPGFVAPFEAGVREAVSAFRAEGIAPAEIRVLFSTHSVPTADADRSGPRDVDWGKGGAYAAQHRAVAERIMSALADDDAAVGEVGWELVFQSRSGPASQPWLEPDINDVIETLPDAGIRAIAIVPLGFVSDHMEVLWDLDTEAMEAAQEAGIRAVRTPTPGVDPAYVSGLVDLVLERVAGTPAAERPHETSLGPWFDVCRPGCCENVRAGFKPAAAGIAP
- a CDS encoding globin; protein product: MTDGTDASPLTFYEEVGGHGTFVRLVDAFYRGVADDEVLRPMYPEEDLTGARHRLTMFLEQYWGGPTTYGEERGHPRLRMRHAPFHVNPDARDRWLRHMRDAVDELELSPLHEATLWDYLQRAAYAMVNTFEPAGIGPSAAGRDTAGIPLTASAPDDATS
- a CDS encoding DNA-formamidopyrimidine glycosylase family protein, which encodes MPEGHSVHRIARQFDRNVVGRAVRASSPQGRFAEGAEVLDGRIAEGVRAVGKQMFLGFEGDTWLRVHLGMYGAWDFAGEIVADPTIASANGRLGQTNQRGTFFEDEAILDAAGENSLTSIGAPRKARVHVRMSEQTTGLPEEDGEWPPPVVGQVRLRLLTDVTCADLRGPTACQLQTPDEVVATIAKLGPDPLVDDVEQGEERFTSVVRRKPTPIGLLLMDQAVVSGIGNVYRAELLYRARLDPHTPGRDVPEELVRELWRDWVKLLAIGVETGQMMTMDDLDPDQWRAAMANRDDRHWVYRRAGLPCRTCGTEILLEEMGARKLYWCPFCQR
- a CDS encoding mechanosensitive ion channel domain-containing protein, coding for MRLENADGTSTVDWAQIGQDAWGFLILVGTKIFWILVIIAVAMVLVWIMRRVIARVVNRIVSGAKNKANVDDTQALERAPLAQVRLVQRTRTLGSILTNIVNVTIVIVAVILIVYTLSPGIIGSFTLLTAAIGAGLGFGAQNIVKDVLNGIFIVAEDQVGIGDVVDLGLATGVVEYVSVRVTHVRDVNGTLWYVRNGEILRIGNMSMGWSRVIIDLAVPADAQIDEVESALLAAAKSLRTDPKWRTRIIENPEVWGLESVSGDALVIRLVMKTRANAKDDVARELRMRLKHAIDELGLQLPQLTSITLSGLEGAQRVRGANPPKTKPTPVTPLPEKPVWKPKRLSKRRSGTADDTGDRPDGEPTP
- the pepN gene encoding aminopeptidase N — translated: MPGENLTRAEAQERRGVVDTHSYEISLDLTQGAEVFGSRSVVRFSATPGALTFIDLIARDVREITLNGRSIDPASAFADSRIALDGLEADNELVIEADALYTNTGEGLHRFVDPVDDEVYLYSQFEVPDSRRVFAVFEQPDLKATFQFTVTAPEPWKVVSNSPTPEPKKHGDGTATWTFEATPRISSYITALVAGPYEVTTSELTSASGRVIPLGVYARKSLWQHLDADYVFDITRKGFAYFEEKFDYAYPFAKYDQLFVPEFNAGAMENAGAVTFTETYVFRSKVTDAVKERRVVTILHELAHMWFGDLVTMKWWNDLWLNESFAEWASTIATAEATEWTEAWTTFNAMEKTWAYRQDQLPSTHPVVATINDLEDVQVNFDGITYAKGGSVLKQLAAWVGVEAFFGGVAAYFKKHQFSNTELSDLLAELEKTSGRELGTWSKKWLETAGVNTLSPEITTDADGVITRFAIVQTAPADYPTIRPHRLGVGFYSLRGEALVRVHRVELDVDGDLTVVPELKGLSRPDLVLLNDEDLAYAKIRLDERSLGTAIAHLAKISDPLARSLVWGAAWDQTRDAESSPSDYIDLVLRNIGSETESTTFRTTLGQLQLAANSYVAPEKRAASREKVADALWQLAHGAEAGSDSQLQLVTSFATAASTPSQWDKVRQVRDGEVTFDGLEIDTDLSWQLLVSLAAGGVVGADEIDAALAADNTAKGGEFAAQARAALPTHEAKQAAWSSLIDSDDLPNTIVRSAALGFTHPAGRGLLGAFVQPYFDMLLPVWESRSYQIAQYLIVGLYPAALANRDLRDATRAWLAANGDAAPALRRLVNENLAGVERALAVQERDAQ
- a CDS encoding ribose-5-phosphate isomerase is translated as MRIHIATDHAGLEFSTQLQHHLAEQGHDVVDHGPLDYEPLDDYPSFCIRAAQAVVRDQEAGIESLGVVFGGSGNGEQIAANKVRGVRAALVWNIPTAELAREHNDANVISIGARQHTFEEAASFIDRFIATPFSNEERHERRIGQIAAYETDGRLEPDPRVSRLESPTGGESADAMDPEAG